One region of Vespula vulgaris chromosome 9, iyVesVulg1.1, whole genome shotgun sequence genomic DNA includes:
- the LOC127066216 gene encoding centromere-associated protein E-like isoform X6, translated as MNVVTAMIFSKDDMEEDIRNTKFHLKVTQITEENALLREEIAKLDDRNSILERQQKYFKRQLEQIHEKYNELQREYDEQKDILNEVTRKEKDTNIALQKSTKEQRILLTRLETVELQAQEVTNLKDKLKKVTNERLECTKKKAEVVEKLDKKYNECESLLMTITDLKEANENLRNNYEARENMVKLLRENNRQLEDENAELKLLISMNTRTSIDKTYHSDAETYCTVHDTPYSRFNDTFHQDSLYDELKASGFTNICSSNDTISYELEKQVQLYELEIDKLIQQTECLTRLERRKTIHTLTFCKNSCNDAGTKIRADIIDDGNGDYSNNERLVSFLDHLSLPIDFSAISKRVAITRHRKSKSESSLFPEKKALLCRRSFNVAMPLSAEKINETIEIRKSFDDSTCEKIKREDEFYVELQQNDLQNLTSCRGYTFGGTYRSLNDSTDSSVSSSSLRSDNLFPQDFSIDELDYPLCELHRPVHLAPTKLKLPSDKVLLFSKEQHLTNKDTQAGFTTASNKLLENIKLESSIHEPKQYKIMEHFGKDRLNKDYYNESPNNYLIDINKEIYSINGETYLIDKLAPICRDRTSMYFQRSSNFCRESYTENHLPAAFSTPMRIDSKDKNSFESKNKKDNDNCESLVRRFADLEMSKKKIPLFRIYKDHLNKMNNKKRIGYVDSEDREKTVSISLCSFANNNSALSQSKCGLTSRFRENFEEYSIVNAIQKNNTEERTNCATASGGKIRSRSSDGESQISDSKENFQESQVFLDKTQERRNLLKENKSVLQVCKFYHSSSAKSNIWNDKIIGKETRLRTSLFHSFKNIQILPSWRVLFSYALIFFFGFYAVNIFLPTSIYVGPPYKWWSFEEILNRYFPITNTGCSPPI; from the exons ATGAACGTAg TGACAGCCATGATATTCAGTAAAGACGATATGGAGGAGGATATACGAAATACAAAATTCCATTTAAAAGTAACGCAGATAACGGAAGAAAATGCTCTTCTTCGAGAAGAAATCGCGAAATTAGATgatagaaattcaattttagaaaggcaacaaaaatatttcaaacgtcaact GGAACAAATCcatgaaaaatataacgaactGCAACGAGAGTATGATGAACAAAAAGACATATTGAATGAAGtaacgaggaaagaaaaagacaccAATATAGCTCTTCAGAAATCGACAAAAGAGCAACGGATATTATTAACGAGATTAGAGACGGTCGAATTACAG GCGCAAGAAGTAACAAATCTGAAGGATAAGTTAAAAAAAGTTACGAATGAAAGACTCGaatgtacgaaaaaaaaggctGAAGTAGTTGAAAAattggataaaaaatataacgagtGCGAATCGTTGCTTATGACGATTACAGACTTGAAAGAAGCGAATGAAaatcttcgaaataattatgaagCGCGCGAAAATATGGTAAAA CTGCTACGAGAAAATAATCGTCAACTAGAAGATGAAAATGCGGAATTAAAATTACTCATAAGTATGAATACTCGTACTTCTATAGATAAA acGTACCATTCGGACGCAGAAACATATTGCACGGTACACGATACTCCATACAGCAGATTCAACGATACGTTTCATCAAGATTCTCTGTATGACGAATTGAAAGCTTCT GGTTTCACGAATATATGCAGCTCGAATGATACGATAAGCTACGAATTGGAGAAGCAAGTGCAGTTGTACGAATTAGAAATTGATAAACTTATACAACAAACGGAATg tttaaCTAGactagaaagaaggaagactATTCATACATTAACGTTCTGTAAGAATTCTTGCAACGACGCTGGTACCAAAATAAGAGCCGATATTATAGATGATGGTAATGGAGATTACTCGAATAATGAAAGACTTGTATCATTTCTGGATCATTTATCATTACCAATAGATTTTTCGGCTATATCCAAAAGAGTCGCAATAACGC GTCATCGTAAATCAAAGTCCGAATCTAGTCTGTTTCCTGAAAAAAAAGCTTTACTTTGTCGCCGTTCATTTAATGTTGCCATGCCATTATCAGCGGAGAAAATCAATGAAACtattgaaataagaaaatcttttGACGACTCAACttgtgaaaaaattaaaagggaAGACGAGTTTTACGTAGAACTCCAGCAAAACGATTTACAGAATTTAACGAGCTGTCGTGGATACACGTTCGGAGGTACCTATCGGTCATTGAACGACAGTACAGATTCTTCTGTTAGTTCGTCGTCTCTTCGATCTGATAATCTGTTCCCCCAAGATTTTTCTATAGACGAGTTAGATTACCCTCTGTGTGAATTACACCGTCCTGTTCATCTGGCTCctacgaaattaaaattaccaTCAGATAAAGTCTTACTGTTCAGCAAAGAGCAACATCTTACCAATAAGGATACACAAGCAGGTTTCACTACAGCAAGTAATAAATtgcttgaaaatattaaattggaATCGAGCATCCATGAAccaaaacaatataaaatcatGGAACATTTCGGAAAAGATCGTTTaaacaaagattattataatgaaagtCCTAATAATTATCTCATAGATATCAATAAAGAAATCTATTCAATCAATGGTGAAACGTATTTGATCGATAAATTGGCACCTATTTGCCGCGATAGAACGTCTATGTACTTTCAAAGATCCTCTAATTTTTGTCGAGAAAGTTATACGGAAAACCATCTACCAGCTGCATTCTCAACACCGATGCGCATTGATTCAAAGGATAAAA ATTCGttcgaaagtaaaaataaaaaagataatgataattgTGAGTCGCTCGTACGACGATTCGCTGATCTGgaaatgtcaaaaaaaaaaataccctTATTTAGAATATACAAAGATCATTTAAACaagatgaataataagaaacgcATAGGATACGTTGACTctgaagatagagaaaaaacagTTTCGATATCACTTTGTAGTTTCGCAAATAATAACAGCGCGTTATCGCAAAGTAAATGTGGTCTTACGAGCAGATTTCGAGAGAATTTCGAGGAATATTCTATAGTTAATGCAatacagaaaaataatacg gaagaaagaacgaattgCGCAACTGCAAGCGGAGGAAAGATCAGATCAAGGTCGTCAGATGGTGAAAGTCAAATATCAGATAGCAAAGA aaattttcaagaatcACAAGTTTTTCTCGACAAAACgcaagagagaaggaatttgctaaaagaaaataagagcgTACTACAAGTTTGTAAATTCTATCATTCCAGCTCGGCAAAATCGAATATTTGGAATGACAAAATTATTGGCAAAGAAACGAGATTACG taCTTCgctatttcattctttcaagAATATCCAAATCTTACCATCGTGGCGCGTGCTTTTTTCCTAtgcattgatattttttttcggatTTTATGcagtgaatatatttttaccgACGAGCATATATGTCGGACCACCGTATAAATGGTGGTCGTTCGAAGAAATACTTAATCGATACTTCCCGATCACAAATACGGGATGTTCACCaccgatataa